GGCCGGGGCCTTCCTGGCGGCGGCGGCGGCGATCGCCGCGTTCAAGGTCCTGAACCGGCCCCTCCCCTGCCCCGACTGGGTCCCGTTCGCCGCGGCGGCGGGCGCGGGGCTGCTGATCGCGGCCCTGGTCGCGATCCTGACCGGCCCCAGCCGGCTCGACGCGGCGACGGCCCTCGACCGGGCGTTCCACCTCCACGAGCGGGTCAGCTCGGCCCTGACCCTGCCCGACGACTTCCGCGACACCCCCGCCGGCCGGGCCCTCGTGGCCGACGCCATCCGCCGGGTCGAGGCGCTCGACGTGGCCTCGGCGTTCGGCTTCAAGCTGCCGAGGCGCGCCTGGGTGGCCGCGGCCCCGGCCCTGCTCGCCTTCGGCCTGCTCTTCGTGCCGGGCTGGGCCCCGGGCTCGGTCCGCGCGGCGTCGCCGTCGAAGGCCGTCGACCCCAAGGCCGTCGCCAGGCAGAGCGAAACGCTGGCCAAGAAGGTCGCCGCCAAGCGCGAGGCGATCGACAAGGAGAAGTTCCCCGAGGCCGAGAACATCCTGGCCGAGATCGAGAAGAAGTCGAACGAGCTGGGCAAGGCCCCGCCGGCGCAGAAGGACAAGCTGCTGGTCGAGATGAACAAGCTCAGCGACGCCCTCAAGGACCGCCAGAAGCAGCTCGGCACGCCCGAGCAGATCGCCAAGCAGCTCCAGCAGCTCAAGGACATGGGCGAGAAGGGCCCGATGGATCAGCTCGCCAAGGATCTGGCCCGCGGCGATTTCGCCAAGGCCATGGAGCAGGTCAAGGAGCTGCAGGAGAAGCTCAAGTCCGACAAGCTCACCGCGGCCGAGAAGAAGGCGCTCGAGAAGCAGCTCGGCGAGGCCGCCAAGAAGCTCTCGGAGGTCGCCAACATGGCCGACCGCAAGAAGCAGCTCGACGAGGCCCGCAAGAACGGCGGCCTGAACCAGGAGCAGTACGAGCGCGAGGTCGAGAAGCTCAAGCAGCAGGCCAAGAACCTCCAGCAGCTCCAGAAGCTCGCCGAGAAGCTGGGCCAGGCCCAGCAGGCCATGCAGAAGGGCGAGTCCAAGCAGGCCGCCGAGGCCATGGGCGAGGCCCGGCAGCAGCTCGCCGACATGGCCAAGAACGCCGAGGAGATGCAGGCGCTCGACGACGCCCTGGCCGAGGTCATGGACGCCAAGAACGGCATGGCCGAGGGCCTGAACCAGCTCGGCGAGGGCCTGCCCGGCATGAACGACATGTTCTCGAACCGCCGGAGCAACAACAACAACGGGTCCGGCCGGGGCCGCGGCGCCGGCGACCGCGCCGAGGCGGCCGACGACACGGCCACGTTCAAGACCAAGACCGACCAGCAGATCCAGAAGGGCAAGGCCGTCTTCCAGGGCTTCGGCGAGCCCGGCAAGGCCGTCAAGGGCGAGGCCCGCATCAACATCCAGGCCGAGCTCGAGGCCGCCTCCGGCGGCGCGGCCGACGCCCTCTCGAACCAGCGGATCCCCAAGAGCCTGGAGAAGCACGTCCGGTCTTATTACGATCAGCTCAACAAGGGGCGGTGAGGGACGGCCGGCCGGGGGGTTCCGGATGGACGCGGGGACGGCCGGGGCGATCGCAGGGAGCGTCGTCGGGCTCATGGGCGGGGTCGTCGGCACCTGGTTCGGCGTCGCCAACACGTCGAGGCCTCGGGAGCGGGGCGTGGCGATCCGGCTCGCCGCCCTGACGTGGGCCTGGCTGGCGGTCGTGGTCGCCTGGATGCTCCTCGCCCCGCGCCCGTGGAACCAGGCTGCGCAGCTCATGACCCTGCCGGCCCTGCTCGCGATCCCCCGGATGAACCGCCGCCTGGCCCGAGCACGCTTCGAAGACCAGGCCGGGTCGTGACGAAGGCGAATCGACGAACAAGAAGAGGCTTGTGCTTTCATGCGCCGCGGGCTTCCTCGCGGACGCCGCCGGCCTCGGCGTGCGGGCGTGGGAGCGCCGCCGAGGGGGCGTGTGGATGCACCGGAACCGGGCGACGGTCGATCTTGCGGGTCGAAGCCGAGAGCCTCCGGAGAGCCTCCCGGGGGTCCGCAAAGCGCACGGGATCGCGGCGACGCCGCGGGCTCGTCGGCGATCCCCGGCGGCCGTGGAGTTTTTCGGCGCTTGATTTGCTCATGTCAATGACATGAATACGACATCCCCCACCATCGTCGGCGTCTTCGAAGACCGCCGCCATGCCAACCAGGCCATCACCGAGCTCGCCGAGGCCGGATTCACCGATCAGCAGATCGGCGTCGCCACCCGGCATACCGCCGATGCGGCCACCGGGGTCGCGGAGACGGCGGGAGGCTCGGCCGTCGAGTCGGGGGCCCTCACGGGTGCCCTGGCGGGACTCGGGCTGGGCGCCCTCGCCGGGCTCGGGGTGCTCTCGGGCGTCATCCCCATCATCGGCCCGGCCATCATGGCCGGCACCCTGGGGGTCGTGCTCTCCAACGCCGCCGCCGGGGCCGGCGTCGCCGGGCTCGTCGGGGCGCTGGTGGGCTCCGGCATCCCCGAGGAGGAGGCCACCTACTACCAGAGCGAGTTCGAGGCGGGCCGCACGGTCGTGACCGTCGCCGCGGGCGAACGCGCCGCCGAGGCGAGCGCGATCTTCCGCAAGTACGGGGCCTACGACATGCAGAATCGCGTCGGCTCGCTCTCGACCTGAGCGGCCCTCGCCGCTCCCGGATCGTCGCCGAACGTCGAAGGGGCGGGGCGCTGGTGCGCCCCGCCCGCTCCGTTCCGCAGGCATGCGGCCCGGTCCGTCGCCCGCGAGGGCCGCCGAACGCGATCGCCGGTGATGGTGCGTCTTGACCTGGTCGACGGCCGTGATAGCCTGGATGTCGCCGGCTCGGCTTCCGGGACCACGAGGCCGCCGCTCATGGCCCCGCGAGTCCCGCCGTCCGTCGCCCGGATGAGCCGCCGCGCGGTCGGGGGGCGAGGACGCTTCCGGGGCGCGACGCGCCCGCCGCCGTCCCCCACCTATCGCGAGGCCGACAGATGGAAGCGATCGACAAGTACATCGAGCGGCTGGACGACCCCGCCGTCCGCGCCTGGCACCGCAAACTGAACCACGTCGGCGAGGCCGGCCCGATGACCGACGACGGGACGCGGGCCACCGAGAAGCTCGTCGCCGCCGCCGAGCAGGCGCTGGGCGTCCCCCTGCCGCCGAGCTACAAGAAGCTGGTCACGACCACCGAGCCTTACGACAACTTCCCGATCTACTGGGTCCTCGGCCCGGACGTCTTCGGCGGCGACATCGTCTCGATCAACGACCCGGCGCTGAAGGCTTCCCCGCCGTTCCTGATCCAGCTCGTCGACCCCGGCGACGGGGACGAGTACTGCTTCGACACCCGCAGCCCCGACGGCCGGGGCGAGTATCCGATCGTCCGCTTCGACCACGAGGTCCACGACGAGGAGAGCACCGACTTCGAGGCGGTGGCGAAGGACCTGGGCGAGTTCCTCCTGGGGTCGCTCCCGGGGCCGGGGTCGGCCGCCTGAAGCGACGCGGGCCCGCCGTCCGTCAGAGCCCGTCGGCGTGGCGGCCGCGGGGCTTCTGGATGTCGAGGATCATCCGGCCCCGCTTGAAGATCGAGACCGTGCCGGTGGACTGCGAGACGCAGACCGAGATCGCCTCGGTGGTCACGGTGATCGCCGCGCCGGCCTCGTGGCGGGCCCCCAGGCCCTGGGGGAGCGGCTCCTCGAGCTTGCCGCGGGGGGCCAGGTACCGCGCGGCGCAGAGGACCACGCCGTCGCCCCGGATGATGTAGGCGCCGTCCACGGCCGAGAACTCCTTGATCGTCTCCTCGAGCCGGGGGTCGAGGATGTTCCGCTCCTCCTCGGGGTAGCCGTGGAAGGGGTTGAACACCAGTTGATGGCTCTGGGAGAGGACCCGCTCGCAGTCGCCCACGACGAAGAGCGCGCCGACGGGGCGGCCCTCGCGGCCCTCGACCCCCAGCTCGCTGGCGACGTTGAGGATCCGCTCGAAGACCGCCGGGCTGACGTCGGGGGGCAGCGGGTCGGCCGCGCCGGCGGAGAAGAGCTCGATCTCGGTCCCCATGTCCAGGACCATGATCGTGTCCAGCGACCCCGAGCGGTCGACGCCGGTCAGGCAGAGGATCCGGTCGCCGGCGTGCACCAGGTCCTCGGCGGCGGCGACGAGGGTGGCCACCTTCACCTGCCCGGCGCGGGTCATGGCGATGTCGGGGAGCTGGACGACGCGGCAGACGTCGCGCAGCTCCTCGGGCAGGGTGAAGTCGCACCGCCGCGAGACCAGGATGATCCGGAAGTTGACGTCCTCGATCAGGGCGTTGAGGTCCGCGTCCTCCTCGATGACGTCGGCGTGGAGCAGCACGACCCGCGCGCCGACCTCGCGGGCGATCGCGTGGGCGTGTCGGACCATGCTGCGCGTGAGCATCTTCATGGGCGCGCCGTCGATTCGTCGATGTCGGAGGACGGGGTCGGATCGGGGTCGGAGTCGGGTCAGGGCCGAGGGGGTGCCGGCGCGGCCGCGGGGCCGGCGTCGGCCCGGGGGGCGCCCGCCGCGGCGAATTCGATCGCCACGCCCAGGATCCCCATGTCGTCGTACTCGGTCGGGCTCGCCGCCAGCCCCGTCTGCTCGATGCGCAGGACGTGGGGCCCGGGGCGCAGGGCGTCGGCCGGGATCGGCACGCGGATCCGCTCGGGCGACTCGTTGGAGCCGGCGACGTGGCGGTTGAGGTAGTCGACCCGCCGGCCGTCGATCGCGACGTAGGTCTTCAGCTCGCCGCGGCGGATGTTCTCCGAGAACGCCAGGCCCGTCGCCTCGCCGACGACCCCGAGCACGTCGAGGACGACGAACGCCGGGCCCGCGCCGGCGTCGGCCGGGACGACGAACGGCCGCTCGAGCACGCCCCCCTCGGGCATCGGCGGGTCGAGCAGCGGGGGCTTGGAGAAGAACTCGTTCCCCAGGTGGTGGGCGCAGGGGTCGACGACCAGGCGGAGGCCGGGCTCCGCGACGCGGATCCGGACGAGGCGGTCGCGCGGGATCGTCAGGGTCCCGGCGAAGGGGGTCGCCAGGGTGAGGGCGGCGTCGGTGAGGGCCGTGACGGCGCCCTCGGCGAAGTCGGCGGCGCGGCCCGGCTCGTCGCCGCCGGCCCGCCACTCGACCCGCGCCAGGGCCCCGGCGACGGGGGCGCCCGCGGCCGGGGCGCGGCGGAAGAAGAGGCCGGCGAGGTCCTTCCAGTCGAGCGCGAGCGGGCGGTCGTCGACGAGCATCTCGACGCGGTCGCGATCGCCGCGGCGGACCGTGCCGTAGAACTGGTCGCCGACCACCAGGCGGGCCTCGTCCTGGGTCGGGTCGATCTCCAGGCTGGAGGCGACCGGCGCGAACCGGGCCGCCTGGATCGCGCCGACGTAGCCGCCCGGCCCGGCGTCCTTCGTCGGCTCGCCGACCGTGGCGACCCGGATCGATTCCAGCGGGCCGGCCGGCCCCCGGCCGTGGGCGAGGTCCTTGCCGTCGACCGAGACCTCGGTGCGGTCGCCGCCGAACCGGATCGACAGCCGCCGCCAGCCGTCGGTGCGCGCGAGCCGCTGGACGGGGAGCGCCGGGCCGTCGGGGGCCTCGACCGCCAGGCTCTCCTCGGCCCAGCCCAGCAGCACGCGGAGGTCCGCCGGCCCCCCCGGCGCGCGGAAGGTCAGCGTGAGCGTC
The DNA window shown above is from Paludisphaera mucosa and carries:
- a CDS encoding SMI1/KNR4 family protein; this encodes MEAIDKYIERLDDPAVRAWHRKLNHVGEAGPMTDDGTRATEKLVAAAEQALGVPLPPSYKKLVTTTEPYDNFPIYWVLGPDVFGGDIVSINDPALKASPPFLIQLVDPGDGDEYCFDTRSPDGRGEYPIVRFDHEVHDEESTDFEAVAKDLGEFLLGSLPGPGSAA
- a CDS encoding DNA integrity scanning protein DisA nucleotide-binding domain protein, with translation MKMLTRSMVRHAHAIAREVGARVVLLHADVIEEDADLNALIEDVNFRIILVSRRCDFTLPEELRDVCRVVQLPDIAMTRAGQVKVATLVAAAEDLVHAGDRILCLTGVDRSGSLDTIMVLDMGTEIELFSAGAADPLPPDVSPAVFERILNVASELGVEGREGRPVGALFVVGDCERVLSQSHQLVFNPFHGYPEEERNILDPRLEETIKEFSAVDGAYIIRGDGVVLCAARYLAPRGKLEEPLPQGLGARHEAGAAITVTTEAISVCVSQSTGTVSIFKRGRMILDIQKPRGRHADGL